The genomic DNA TTAATTTTAGTTTGGTTAAGTTAGAAAGGGCGCACGGTGGATGCCTTGACACTAGGAGTCGATGAAGGACGGGACTAACGCCGATATGCTTCGGGGAGCTGTAAGTAAGCTTTGATCCGAAGATTTCCGAATGGGGAAACCCACCATACGTAATGGTATGGTATCCTTATCTGAATACATAGGGTAAGGAAGACAGACCCAGGGAACTGAAACATCTAAGTACCTGGAGGAAGAGAAAGCAAATGCGATTTCCTGAGTAGCGGCGAGCGAAACGGAACATAGCCCAAACCAAGAGGCTTGCCTCTTGGGGTTGTAGGACATTCTATACGGAGTTACAAAGGAACGAGGTAGACGAAGCGACCTGGAAAGGTCCGTCGTAGAGGGTAACAACCCCGTAGTCGAAACTTCGTTCTCTCTTGAATGTATCCTGAGTACGGCGGAACACGTGAAATTCCGTCGGAATCTGGGAGGACCATCTCCCAAGGCTAAATACTCCCTAGTGATCGATAGTGAACCAGTACCGTGAGGGAAAGGTGAAAAGCACCCCGGAAGGGGAGTGAAAGAGATCCTGAAACCGTGTGCCTACAAATAGTCAGAGCCCGTTAATGGGTGATGGCGTGCCTTTTGTAGAATGAACCGGCGAGTTACGATCCCGTGCAAGGTTAAGCTGAAGAGGCGGAGCCGCAGCGAAAGCGAGTCTGAATAGGGCGTTTAGTACGTGGTCGTAGACCCGAAACCAGGTGATCTACCCATGTCCAGGGTGAAGTTCAGGTAACACTGAATGGAGGCCCGAACCCACGCACGTTGAAAAGTGCGGGGATGAGGTGTGGGTAGCGGAGAAATTCCAATCGAACCTGGAGATAGCTGGTTCTCCCCGAAATAGCTTTAGGGCTAGCCTTAAGTGTAAGAGTCTTGGAGGTAGAGCACTGATTGGACTAGGGGTCCTCATCGGATTACCGAATTCAGTCAAACTCCGAATGCCAATGACTTATCCTTAGGAGTCAGACTGCGAGTGATAAGATCCGTAGTCAAAAGGGAAACAGCCCAGACCGCCAGCTAAGGTCCCAAAGTGTGTATTAAGTGGAAAAGGATGTGGAGTTGCTTAGACAACTAGGATGTTGGCTTAGAAGCAGCCACCATTTAAAGAGTGCGTAATAGCTCACTAGTCGAGTGACTCTGCGCCGAAAATGTACCGGGGCTAAATACACCACCGAAGCTGCGGATTGATACCAATGGTATCAGTGGTAGGGGAGCGTTCTAAGGACAGTGAAGTCAGACCGTAAGGACTGGTGGAGTGCTTAGAAGTGAGAATGCCGGTATGAGTAGCGAAAGACGGGTGAGAATCCCGTCCACCGAATGCCTAAGGTTTCCTGAGGAAGGCTCGTCCGCTCAGGGTTAGTCAGGACCTAAGCCGAGGCCGACAGGCGTAGGCGATGGACAACAGGTTGATATTCCTGTACCACCTCTTTATCGTTTGAGCAATGGAGGGACGCAGAAGGATAGAAGAAGCGTGCGATTGGTTGTGCACGTCCAAGCAGTTAGGCTGATAAGTAGGCAAATCCGCTTATCGTGAAGGCTGAGCTGTGATGGGGAAGCTCCTTATGGAGCGAAGTCTTTGATTCCCCGCTGCCAAGAAAAGCTTCTAGCGAGATAAAAGGTGCCTGTACCGCAAACCGACACAGGTAGGCGAGGAGAGAATCCTAAGGTGTGCGAGAGAACTCTGGTTAAGGAACTCGGCAAAATGACCCCGTAACTTCGGGAGAAGGGGTGCTTTCTTAACGGAAAGCCGCAGTGAATAGGCCCAAGCGACTGTTTAGCAAAAACACAGCTCTCTGCGAAGCCGTAAGGCGAAGTATAGGGGGTGACACCTGCCCGGTGCTGGAAGGTTAAGGAGAGGGGTTAGCGTAAGCGAAGCTCTGAACTGAAGCCCCAGTAAACGGCGGCCGTAACTATAACGGTCCTAAGGTAGCGAAATTCCTTGTCGGGTAAGTTCCGACCCGCACGAAAGGTGTAACGATTTGGGCACTGTCTCAACCAGAGACTCGGTGAAATTATAGTACCTGTGAAGATGCAGGTTACCCGCGACAGGACGGAAAGACCCCGTGGAGCTTTACTGTAGCCTGATATTGAATTTTGGTACAGTTTGTACAGGATAGGCGGGAGCCTTTGAAACCGGAGCGCTAGCTTCGGTGGAGGCGCTGGTGGGATACCGCCCTGACTGTATTGAAATTCTAACCTACGGGTCTTATCGACCCGGGAGACAGTGTCAGGTGGGCAGTTTGACTGGGGCGGTCGCCTCCTAAAGTGTAACGGAGGCGCCCAAAGGTTCCCTCAGAATGGTTGGAAATCATTCGTAGAGTGCAAAGGCATAAGGGAGCTTGACTGCGAGACCTACAAGTCGAGCAGGGACGAAAGTCGGGCTTAGTGATCCGGTGGTTCCGCATGGAAGGGCCATCGCTCAACGGATAAAAGCTACCCCGGGGATAACAGGCTTATCTCCCCCAAGAGTCCACATCGACGGGGAGGTTTGGCACCTCGATGTCGGCTCATCGCATCCTGGGGCTGTAGTCGGTCCCAAGGGTTGGGCTGTTCGCCCATTAAAGCGGTACGCGAGCTGGGTTCAGAACGTCGTGAGACAGTTCGGTCCCTATCCGTCGTGGGCGTAGGAAATTTGAGAGGAGCTGTCCTTAGTACGAGAGGACCGGGATGGACGCACCGCTGGTGTACCAGTTGTTCTGCCAAGGGCATAGCTGGGTAGCTATGTGCGGAAGGGATAAGTGCTGAAAGCATCTAAGCATGAAGCCCCCCTCAAGATGAGATTTCCCATAGCGTAAGCTAGTAAGATCCCTGAAAGATGATCAGGTTGATAGGTTCGAGGTGGAAGCATGGTGACATGTGGAGCTGACGAATACTAATAGATCGAGGACTTAACCATATAATATGAAGCAAATGTTATCTAGTTTTGAAGGAATATGCCTTCATAGTTTGGTGATGATGGCAGAGAGGTCACACCCGTTCCCATACCGAACACGGAAGTTAAGCTCTCTAGCGCCGATGGTAGTTGGGACCTTGTCCCTGTGAGAGTAGGACGTCGCCAAGCAACTGTAAGACGAGTCAGAATGACTCGTCTTTTTTGTATGCTTTCATACCTCTGTTAATTGCCTGTTTAACTCCTTCTAAATAGGCAAATCCATGTCTTTTATCTGGTTCTAAGTAAGTACCTTCTGCCCATTCATTCCATGCATTAATAAATAAAAACTCGCTTTTGTAAAGAGAATAGGTACGATGGATTTGCTTGCTTAAATATATTGTGAACTTCTCAGGGGTAGAACCTAGGAAGATGCTGCTATTTAAGTCTTTGCGGCGTGCTGTGTTGTCCCAGTCAACAAAGGCACCAGGAAATGTTTTTTTCTCTGAAGGAGATCGCTTTAATATATACATCCACACTTTATCGTAATCCCAAGCGTTTATTTGTTTACCAGACTCGTATATTGTTTTATTTATGTCTGAAGAGCTATCATGAGCAATTGTATAAAAAGGCTCAAATTGAATGCTAGCATCGAATCCATCTATATTAGGAAGTGGAAAGCTGTTTAATGTTTCTGCAAAATATATACCTTTCAAACCATTTTCTTGGGCGAGTGTATTCCAATAATTAAGCATTTTCTCACAATCAGGGATATGACCAGGACGATAAATAATGAATAATGGTTTATCATCTATACGTATATATCTCTCATCTTGGAAAGCTTGTAATAAATACTCAAAGTGTTCTTTCCAATCCGATAACTCTCCGTAATTTTGAGGCATTAATATGTGACTATCCAGACCATCCCAAGTTTTTGTCCACGGTTCATTTGCCCAAGAAAGGCAAAATGGAAAATTGGGTTCCTTTATCTTAAGTACTTCATTAAAGGGTGTCTCCAAAAGCCTCTTTCCTTTAAACCAGTAATGATAATAACAAAAACCATATATGCCGTGTGCTTTAGCGATTTCTGCTTGCCACTTTCTTACGGATGGGGTGGTTAAGTCATAATAAAAATCTTGATAAGGTTCTCTAGGTTGATAATGTCCTGAAAATAAAGGTCGTGCACTTTTAGTATTTGTCCATTCAGTAAAACCTTTACCCCACCATCGGTCATTTTCTTTTATTTGATGAAACTGTGGTAAGTAAAAAGCGATTATTTTCAAGATATATCCCCCTTATGTTCTTCACAGTTCAAGTGGTGGGAAGTTACTTTTGGTTTTTGGGCTCCATTCTAAAGTGTGAGATATGTTATTTACTTGCTGTTTTTGTATGCTCTATATTGAATTCGGTTTTACAATTTATTTGATATGGAAATCTTGGATGATTCAATATATGGCTGCGGTGAAAAATGATGTTCATTATGAAATTACGTGCATTACCATGAACGAAAAGGGTTAATCTTTTTGGAGAACAAATAGGGCTTGGGGTAATCGATTTACATCATCAAAAAAGTCCCGTAGCTTTAAATACTTCTCATAGTGATTTTTAATATAAGTTCTAGGTATAACAGTTTCTCCGTAAAAACTACTATTTCTAACGTCCCCTGCCCCTGTAGGACTGTGAACAAAATTGCCACTGTCATAATCTGAGATGGCACGATTTATATTTGGAAAAGCCTGAGATAAAGTTTTATGCCACCCGGTTTGAATTAATTCAGGGTGTTCCTTGAATTGTTGACAGAAATCGAGAAAATAGCGTGCTTGTGTTGTTCCAATGAAGATTCCACCTGGACGAAGAATTCTTGAAAATTCCTTTATCCAATGTTCTGCAGTTTCTTCGGATAAATGTGAGAATACAGAATAAGCGAATATGATGTCTAATGAATTATCACTAATAAATTCTACAGGTGGGTGTGGATTGGCTGTTTTATATATCCCTCTTCCTAACGTTTCATTGCAAATGTTAATCATTGCGGGATCTACATCAATACCAAGTAAATTTTCATCGCGAACATCTTTGAAAAAGAAGCGTATAATTCTTCCCCATCCGCAACCAAAGTCTAAAATTTTACATTCTTTATTCAAGGGAACGCCTAAATTTTGGGCATATGTTTTTACATGGCTATAAAACAAATATGCTTCATAAAGAGCATGTTCATAGGAAGCACCTACAAACTGTTGTTGAATTTCCTCGGGGGGGAACATAGGTACTGGGATGCCGTTGATCTTTGTTTGTGAGCAACTTTGTATAAATAGATTTAGAAGTTCAATATCAGATAGTGGACTAACAAGGTTATCAAAATCACTTCCTAACTTAAAGTTATTCATCTGTTAAACCTCCGAATGATGTAGTGATTAACAACTATTTACTTGTTTTTTACTAACAAAAACATGCAAAAATTCAGCATCTAACCCTAGTGATCTATCCTTTTGTAAATAAACAATGGTATACATATTTGCATGTGTATAAATATATTCAATCATATCTTGACCCCAATCAAATGTTACTAAAGACCCATTTTCATCAATAGGATTTCCATGATAAATTGGCTCTTCAATATACACAATCCCTTCTTTATTGATTCTTGCTCGTTGTAAAGTCTTTGGGAGTGTATGATACCAAGGAACAGTAAATACATGAGCACCGCCAGGTTTTAAGACACGCTCTATTTCTTTAAAGGCTTTGTTTGGCTCCATTACATGTTCAAAGACATCTTGAGTAATAAACAAATCAAAAGATTCATTTGGAAAAGTCATGTTTTCTAAGTTCTCACATCTAATTCCTTGAAAGTATTGGCCGAGAGGGTAGTTTTTAAAGTATTGAGAATATGTATAGTTTTTGCAGTTTTTTATTAGTAGTTGAGTTGTAATCCCGCCAGGAGAGGATTCGTGGATATGATAGGAACCCCATTTCGGAAAAAATGTATTTAAAACATGGATTAAAGCTCGCTGCCTTGGTATAGAGTGGCATGTAGAACATAAGTAGTGATCTCTAAGCCAATCATTATGCTCTATAAATGTAGCTTCCTTCTCACAAATAACGCAGTATCCATTATTGTGCTTCAAATTACCTTCCACATGACATCACTCCTGTGTAAAAAATGCATATGGCACACACGTCACCAATCAACTAAATCAAATTGAGTGGGGGAAAATTAGGGAACCCATAAAAGTAATATTGGTAGAAAGAAATAATCAACGGGGGAGAACCCCACGCTAATTAAAGTTTCACTTTATGCTATGCGATATATTGGCTTTTATTCATTGAAGAATATATAGACTTAAAATATCCCTTTCGTGTATGGATACATTTCAAAGTCCTTTGCATATATTTCTGTAACTAAATCCATTGTTTCTTTGTCATAAAAGCTTGCGTATGTTGGAAATTGGGGAAAGGCTTCATCTGTAATACTAAGCTCTGCATAGCTTCCTGTATAAACCATCTTGTGAGCGCGATGATGACCTGAACTTGTAAGTTTTGTTAGGTCGGATTTAATTAAACCGTATTCGTTTTCTATTTTGGGAATTTGCTTATTAAAATCTTCTAAAGGTATATAGCGTTGGATAAAGGCTTCTTCACCTTGGACGTATTGTTGACTAAAGTGCATATCTATTACTTGGGAATTGGAACCAAGTGCTTGAACGTAATATAAAAATTGTTTGAATGATATTCCTTGTTTACTATGCTTGTCATTATAAAAACACTTTCGGATACTATCCCATTGAGGGCTAGCATAAGGATTGTCAGCAAGTAATAAAAATGAGCTAACGGCCCTTGTATAGGGATTTCGTACGAGTTTACAAACATGTTTTTTTGATTCTAGCAGACCGCTATGTAACGCCTGTATATAATTGGGGTTATTTTTATATACCCAGAACTCATAGTAATGAATAAAATCATTGTATTTCTTTGCTTCAGGAAATAATCCAATTTGAAAAAAGAACCAATTAGCTAATGTAGTACATCCGCTCCTGTGGCTCCAGAATAGTATAAGTGGAAAGTCTTTATGGAAATGTGGAATTCGATCTTTATGTAGGGTTACATAATTTAAAAGTTCTTGATGTATATTTTTCATGAGTTTAACACTCCTTTTTTTAAGGGTATAGGAAGAGGATTTTTTATTAATCCAATATATTCATGGGAATGAGTAAATATTATGAGTGTATTTTGCTGTCATCTTAAATAAGATAACGATTCTAAAAGGGAAATGTAAAATAAAGATAATGAAAATGTATAAGAGGCATACAATTATAAGAGAATGAATAATAGATATGACCAAGTTCATTTATTTGTATTTCTAGGTGTGATAAGTAAAAATCTTATTACTAGAGAGGATATTATGGGGAAGAATAATTATTTAATAGTAGGTGGAAATAGTTTCATTGGTATTAACCTCGCATTAGGTTTATTGAAACAAGGTCAAAATGTAAAAGTATTTTCCAGACATATAAATAATTTTCCTCAAAATATTATAAGTGAGGTTGAATTTATTAAAGGGGATTTAGCAAATGTTGAAGATATATATAAAGCTTTAGTAAATGTGGATATTATTATTTACTTAGCTGCAACGTCAAATGTAGCAACTTCAATTGAAGATGTTTTCGGAGATATGAACAGTAGCTTTTTTTTTCTTAATTTCATGGAAAGTGTTAAAACTTTTCCTATTAAAAAAATTGTATTAGCATCTTCTGGAGGCACAGTTTATGGTGAACCGGAATATTTACCTATTAATGAGGAACATCCATTAAAACCACTTTCTCCTTATGGAATAACAAAAGTGTCGCTTGAAAATTATTTGTACTTTTATAAGAGAAAATATGGAATTGACTATGTTGTATGTAGATATTCTAATCCATATGGGAAATATCAAAATCCTTTAAAGAAAGTCGGGGCAATAAATTGTTTTTTGTATCAGCATCTCAGTAATGAAAAGATTAATATATATGGGAATCCACAAGAGATTATTCGAGATTATATTTATATCGATGATTTGGTTGAAATCACTATACAACTATCACAATTAAATCGCTTGAAATCTTGTGTGTATAACATAGGAAGCGGCAAGGGTCTCTCTTTAAAACGAATTATAGTAGAATTGGAGAAATTAACGGAAAGAAAAGTGGATTTTATCTGTTATAAACAAAAGCAAGAAAATGTTCAAAAAATCATTTTAAATATAGATAGGGTAAGACGAGAATGTAATTGGGAACCGAAAATAGATTTCAAAAGTGGAATTAGATTAAATAAGCTATGGATTGAAGAGTTCTTGTATAGTAAAAAATAATAAGCCATGCCCTACTTCTGTATAAGTAGAGCGTGGTTTATTATTTTATTTCTTTTTTTATTACCCAAAGGTCTTGATGTTCCCACCAAAAACCTTCAGAGTACTTTTGGATGATAGGGTTATAAGGTAATAATTTAATTTTGTCACATACGTAAGAGGGGCTAACAATCGTTTGCCCATATTGATTAACATCTAAATCGAGTTGTTCACTAGAGGGAAGAAACCAATAACCTTGTTTATTTAAATCTGGAAAGTTGAAGTGCTTTTTACTTTGATATCCATGAGTTGTGAAAATGAATAATCCGCCAGGGGAAACAGCATTATACAATGTTTGAAGCCAACGAAACCAAGTTGTATCAGGCATATGAGAAAAAAAGGATAGACAAAAAACGATATCGTACGTAGACGAGGCTAATTTTACTTGTTCAGGTTCAGGGTGAGATAAGATAGAAGAAGTATTTAATGTACTTTCAATAAAAGTAATAGCTTCTTCATGTATATCACAGGTAGTTATACGTAAGTTCGTTTGTAGGTTTAATAAATGACGTGTTACGCAGCCATATCCGGATGCGAATTCTAATAATTTAATTGGAGTGTCTACAGGAGGATAAAAGGAAGTAATTAAATCTAAGAGTGTTTCTGCTGATTTTCTCCCGTCTTTAAAATAATAATCTATCGCTTCCTTTTTTGATGGGAAGACTGGATTAGTGACAAGGAATTGAAAGATATGATCCTCTGGATGGATACTTGCATTTACATTGTAGTTGTGTGCAATTTGAGAAATCAGATCTTTATGTGCCTCTATAAATTCTTTCAAAGAGTAACCCCCTTAAATAATAGTAAGGTCTTACAAGAGATACTGATGGAAAAAAATATATAATTAAATCTTCAAATATGCTTTAAGGTACTTTCTATATGCGTACATTTTCTTTTTTGAAATGTCGTCGATAGTAAAGGTTTCTTTAATGAAATTTTGCATTTGTACAACTTCACTGTAATGGGAATATGAATCTTCTGTTCTCGTTACGCTATTTGTATGTCGTCTATGATAGTTTAGAGGTTTTGGATTGAAATAAATATTCCCCTCTTTAAGAATAGAAACATAGAAAAACCAATCACCAGCTACTTTAAACTTTTCTAATTGTTGTTTTGTTTTTTGTATATCTATGTTTTTAAAAACTACACTTGAGACATTAGGTATGGTGTTTTTGATAAGTAACGTATCTTGTATTTCATCTGTCCCTTTTCGAAAATAAGAACTCTTCCATTTTTCTTTATCAATATCATTTGTGTAATCTAAATAATGATTGGCTAGGATACTTCCTTGTTCATCTATTTGTTTTGATTGAGTGTAGCTTAAGGTAACATCACTATTT from Bacillus basilensis includes the following:
- a CDS encoding glycoside hydrolase family 99-like domain-containing protein; the encoded protein is MKIIAFYLPQFHQIKENDRWWGKGFTEWTNTKSARPLFSGHYQPREPYQDFYYDLTTPSVRKWQAEIAKAHGIYGFCYYHYWFKGKRLLETPFNEVLKIKEPNFPFCLSWANEPWTKTWDGLDSHILMPQNYGELSDWKEHFEYLLQAFQDERYIRIDDKPLFIIYRPGHIPDCEKMLNYWNTLAQENGLKGIYFAETLNSFPLPNIDGFDASIQFEPFYTIAHDSSSDINKTIYESGKQINAWDYDKVWMYILKRSPSEKKTFPGAFVDWDNTARRKDLNSSIFLGSTPEKFTIYLSKQIHRTYSLYKSEFLFINAWNEWAEGTYLEPDKRHGFAYLEGVKQAINRGMKAYKKDESF
- a CDS encoding class I SAM-dependent methyltransferase; amino-acid sequence: MNNFKLGSDFDNLVSPLSDIELLNLFIQSCSQTKINGIPVPMFPPEEIQQQFVGASYEHALYEAYLFYSHVKTYAQNLGVPLNKECKILDFGCGWGRIIRFFFKDVRDENLLGIDVDPAMINICNETLGRGIYKTANPHPPVEFISDNSLDIIFAYSVFSHLSEETAEHWIKEFSRILRPGGIFIGTTQARYFLDFCQQFKEHPELIQTGWHKTLSQAFPNINRAISDYDSGNFVHSPTGAGDVRNSSFYGETVIPRTYIKNHYEKYLKLRDFFDDVNRLPQALFVLQKD
- a CDS encoding class I SAM-dependent methyltransferase is translated as MEGNLKHNNGYCVICEKEATFIEHNDWLRDHYLCSTCHSIPRQRALIHVLNTFFPKWGSYHIHESSPGGITTQLLIKNCKNYTYSQYFKNYPLGQYFQGIRCENLENMTFPNESFDLFITQDVFEHVMEPNKAFKEIERVLKPGGAHVFTVPWYHTLPKTLQRARINKEGIVYIEEPIYHGNPIDENGSLVTFDWGQDMIEYIYTHANMYTIVYLQKDRSLGLDAEFLHVFVSKKQVNSC
- a CDS encoding sulfotransferase family 2 domain-containing protein, which gives rise to MKNIHQELLNYVTLHKDRIPHFHKDFPLILFWSHRSGCTTLANWFFFQIGLFPEAKKYNDFIHYYEFWVYKNNPNYIQALHSGLLESKKHVCKLVRNPYTRAVSSFLLLADNPYASPQWDSIRKCFYNDKHSKQGISFKQFLYYVQALGSNSQVIDMHFSQQYVQGEEAFIQRYIPLEDFNKQIPKIENEYGLIKSDLTKLTSSGHHRAHKMVYTGSYAELSITDEAFPQFPTYASFYDKETMDLVTEIYAKDFEMYPYTKGIF
- a CDS encoding NAD-dependent epimerase/dehydratase family protein, which produces MGKNNYLIVGGNSFIGINLALGLLKQGQNVKVFSRHINNFPQNIISEVEFIKGDLANVEDIYKALVNVDIIIYLAATSNVATSIEDVFGDMNSSFFFLNFMESVKTFPIKKIVLASSGGTVYGEPEYLPINEEHPLKPLSPYGITKVSLENYLYFYKRKYGIDYVVCRYSNPYGKYQNPLKKVGAINCFLYQHLSNEKINIYGNPQEIIRDYIYIDDLVEITIQLSQLNRLKSCVYNIGSGKGLSLKRIIVELEKLTERKVDFICYKQKQENVQKIILNIDRVRRECNWEPKIDFKSGIRLNKLWIEEFLYSKK
- a CDS encoding class I SAM-dependent methyltransferase codes for the protein MKEFIEAHKDLISQIAHNYNVNASIHPEDHIFQFLVTNPVFPSKKEAIDYYFKDGRKSAETLLDLITSFYPPVDTPIKLLEFASGYGCVTRHLLNLQTNLRITTCDIHEEAITFIESTLNTSSILSHPEPEQVKLASSTYDIVFCLSFFSHMPDTTWFRWLQTLYNAVSPGGLFIFTTHGYQSKKHFNFPDLNKQGYWFLPSSEQLDLDVNQYGQTIVSPSYVCDKIKLLPYNPIIQKYSEGFWWEHQDLWVIKKEIK